The proteins below come from a single Rosa rugosa chromosome 2, drRosRugo1.1, whole genome shotgun sequence genomic window:
- the LOC133730612 gene encoding uncharacterized protein LOC133730612, with product MYKAGTIDAGALEETLQAISPSVTEEMNTSLCSQYTCEEVKEALFQMYPTKSPGPDGMPPLFFQHYWESIRDDITDLRPIALCNVIYKLCSKVIANRLKLILPQIISPFHSAFIPGRLITDNTWAANELAHFIHNKRAGEEYMALKLDLSKAYDRLEWGFLQKVMERMGFAHSWVKMIMQCVSSVRYSFLVRGKPRGYVVPSRGLRQGDPLSPYLFLLGAEGLSALLTKKADLGVLPGISICDGAPMVNHLLFADDSMLYANANLQACQEISNVLTVYGKASGQQVNFRKSSVTFSKNVDRETQNWLASFLGVTVVESHEKYLGLPTYVGRNKTSTFQYIQERLDQKLQAWQGRLLSGAGKDILIRRSISEARSVLVQGARWQVGDGNDIWIGDPWIPRDAPFRLLPVQRGRDAAWKVRNLLNNDGSWNETLVQQVCHVDDIPFILSIPLSSRRVKDRWVWHFDSNGRFSVKSAYKLLMEEEMVQEVSLQTQDLWTKLWSTNVPGTAKIFLWKVLNNCLPTIVRLLEKRVPLEIRPCVLCGVGDETIEHLCRLCPFVKGVLEAVPGIEHIAYSSSARQLQFMEWFWSCASNLPPNLWTTFVYNLWGIWTDRNNRVWDKKNMDVNQVVLLLSARLQEYQRHHGKGQGGGSRRVVPWKPPSAGWVKINGAFYKETCTGGIGVIIRDDMGRCLGGYYASVSHVSSSEQVEALAGREAVSLAIQRGLSPVIFETDSLTLFHATKQRVIPHTSFIGRVYDDITFHLQQMPGSYFTHAYRQANVVAHTLARFACSSSSSLFWGLEPPACIVDVLSKEFTS from the exons ATGTATAAAGCAGGAACTATTGATGCTGGAGCTTTGGAGGAAACTCTACAGGCTATTTCTCCTTCTGTTACGGAAGAGATGAATACTTCTCTTTGTTCTCAATATACTTGTGAGGAGGTGAAGGAGGCTTTGTTTCAAATGTATCCTACAAAGTCTCCTGGACCGGATGGAATGCCGCCTTTATTTTTCCAACATTATTGGGAGAGTATAAGGGATGATATTACTG ATTTGAGACCAATTGCATTGTGTAATGTAATCTACAAGTTGTGTTCGAAAGTTATTGCCAACAGGTTGAAATTAATCTTGCCTCAGATTATATCGCCTTTCCATAGTGCCTTCATTCCAGGTAGACTGATAACTGACAATACCTGGGCAGCTAATGAGTTAGCTCATTTTATTCATAACAAAAGAGCAGGTGAGGAATATATGGCCTTGAAATTGGATTTGAGTAAAGCCTATGATAGATTGGAATGGGGGTTTTTACAGAAAGTAATGGAGCGTATGGGTTTTGCTCATAGTTGGGTGAAGATGATTATGCAGTGTGTTTCTTCTGTTCGTTATTCATTTCTGGTTCGAGGCAAGCCCCGGGGTTATGTGGTGCCTTCTCGAGGATTGCGGCAAGGGGATCCTTTATCACCGTATTTGTTTCTCCTTGGAGCAGAGGGTCTTTCTGCTTTGCTAACAAAGAAGGCTGATTTAGGTGTGTTACCTGGCATTTCTATTTGTGATGGAGCTCCCATGGTTAACCATCTTctctttgcagatgatagtatGTTGTATGCGAATGCTAACTTACAGGCTTGTCAGGAAATTAGTAATGTATTGACGGTGTATGGGAAAGCATCTGGGCAGCAAGTAAATTTTCGTAAGAGCTCTGTTACGTTTAGTAAAAATGTGGACCGTGAAACTCAGAATTGGCTAGCCAGTTTTCTGGGTGTTACTGTAGTAGAGTCTCATGAGAAGTACCTTGGTTTGCCTACATATGTTGGAAGGAATAAAACTAGTACTTTTCAATATATTCAAGAGCGTTTGGATCAGAAACTTCAAGCTTGGCAGGGTCGGCTTCTTAGTGGTGCTGGCAAAGATATTTTGATCAGG CGGAGTATTTCTGAGGCTAGAAGCGTTTTAGTCCAAGGGGCACGTTGGCAAGTGGGAGATGGGAATGATATATGGATTGGTGATCCATGGATACCTAGAGATGCTCCATTTCGGTTATTACCTGTTCAGAGAGGTCGGGATGCTGCTTGGAAGGTTCGTAACTTGTTGAATAATGATGGCAGCTGGAATGAAACTTTAGTACAACAGGTTTGTCATGTTGATGATATCCCCTTCATTTTGTCTATTCCTCTGAGTAGCCGAAGGGTCAAGGATCGTTGGGTGTGGCATTTTGATTCTAATGGGCGGTTTTCAGTTAAGAGTGCTTATAAACTCttaatggaggaagagatggtGCAAGAGGTTTCCTTGCAAACACAAGATCTATGGACGAAGCTATGGTCAACCAATGTTCCAGGTACAGCTAAAATTTTTCTATGGAAGGTGTTGAACAATTGTTTACCTACTATAGTTAGATTGTTAGAGAAACGGGTTCCTTTGGAGATTCGGCCTTGTGTTCTTTGTGGAGTGGGGGATGAGACAATTGAACATCTTTGTAGGCTATGTCCGTTTGTGAAGGGAGTGTTGGAGGCCGTGCCTGGGATAGAACACATTGCCTATTCTTCTAGTGCTAGGCAGTTGCAGTTTATGGAGTGGTTTTGGAGTTGTGCGTCTAACTTGCCCCCTAATTTATGGACAActtttgtttataatttgtGGGGTATTTGGACGGATAGAAATAATAGGGTGTGGGATAAGAAGAACATGGATGTGAACCAAGTGGTTTTGCTTTTGTCGGCTCGTCTCCAGGAGTACCAGAGACACCATGGTAAGGGCCAGGGTGGAGGAAGTCGGCGCGTAGTTCCATGGAAACCTCCAAGTGCAGGGTGGGTGAAGATTAATGGTGCATTCTACAAAGAAACATGTACTGGGGGGATTGGAGTCATTATTCGTGATGATATGGGGAGATGTTTAGGTGGTTATTATGCCTCAGTATCTCATGTTTCCTCTTCAGAACAGGTAGAAGCATTGGCAGGGAGGGAGGCAGTCTCACTTGCTATTCAGCGTGGCCTCTCTCCAGTTATTTTTGAGACCGATTCTCTTACTCTTTTTCATGCTACTAAGCAGAGAGTCATTCCCCATACTTCCTTCATTGGTCGTGTGTATGATGACATTACCTTTCATCTGCAGCAGATGCCGGGTTCTTATTTTACTCATGCTTATCGTCAAGCCAATGTTGTGGCTCACACTTTAGCTCGTTTTGCTTGTTCTTCTTCTAGTTCTTTATTTTGGGGCCTAGAGCCTCCAGCTTGTATTGTTGATGTACTATCCAAGGAGTTTACCTCCTAA